In a single window of the Streptacidiphilus sp. P02-A3a genome:
- a CDS encoding carbohydrate ABC transporter permease — protein sequence MSTTAPPRPRIPRRVSSLAGPAVMTGFALAVVVPFVSLLLAALNPSGALVSGFAWPRHPTLANFGAAWSAAGFGGLLSNSAVIVLGLVPLSLLCAILAGYAFATMEFRGRTVLFGFLLLGLTLPYEAAVVPLYYDLRSFGLTDTPLALILALTGLFMPFGAFWMRQQFLALPPELVEAAAMDGANSWTILWRVLVPCARPALTTLGLLYFLWGWNQFLLALVLIQDPAKRTAPAGLGFFVGAYSINVPLLAAATLIVITPVVAVYLVFQRHFISGMLAGAVKG from the coding sequence ATGAGCACCACCGCCCCGCCCCGCCCCCGGATCCCGCGGCGGGTCTCCTCGCTGGCCGGACCCGCCGTCATGACCGGCTTCGCGCTGGCGGTGGTGGTCCCGTTCGTCAGCCTGCTGCTGGCCGCGCTCAACCCGTCCGGCGCGCTGGTCTCCGGCTTCGCGTGGCCGCGGCACCCCACCCTGGCGAACTTCGGGGCGGCCTGGTCCGCCGCCGGTTTCGGCGGACTGCTGAGCAACAGCGCGGTGATCGTCCTGGGGCTGGTACCGCTCTCGCTGCTGTGCGCGATCCTGGCCGGATACGCCTTCGCCACCATGGAGTTCCGTGGTCGCACCGTCCTGTTCGGGTTCCTGCTGCTCGGGCTCACGCTGCCCTACGAGGCCGCGGTCGTGCCGCTCTACTACGACCTGCGCTCGTTCGGCCTCACCGACACCCCGCTGGCCCTGATCCTCGCGCTGACCGGGCTGTTCATGCCGTTCGGGGCCTTCTGGATGCGGCAGCAGTTCCTCGCGCTGCCACCCGAACTCGTCGAGGCCGCCGCCATGGACGGCGCCAACAGCTGGACCATCCTGTGGCGGGTGCTGGTGCCCTGCGCCCGCCCGGCCCTGACCACGCTCGGACTGCTGTACTTCCTGTGGGGCTGGAACCAGTTCCTGCTGGCGCTGGTGCTCATCCAGGACCCGGCCAAGCGCACCGCCCCGGCCGGTCTCGGCTTCTTCGTCGGCGCGTACAGCATCAACGTCCCGCTGCTGGCCGCGGCCACGCTCATCGTGATCACCCCGGTGGTCGCCGTCTACCTCGTCTTCCAGCGCCACTTCATCAGCGGCATGCTCGCCGGCGCCGTCAAGGGCTGA
- a CDS encoding carbohydrate ABC transporter permease, with protein sequence MSVGAALPDGVRTQSVGPDAAAAPSAPARVSRVLRGTRGRGNPGKRRRRIAYLYLAPALSVYTLFVALPWVHTVWLSFYTWDGVTLGTWDGLGNYRGVFTDPTMLAALEHALGFIVFFSFLPIAIGLPLAAVIGAAGGKRRYPVSRAVLFLPQVVPLVAVGVMWRWMYAQNGLVNQILGAVGLGSVTRAWLGDFTWAYVAVGLVGTWVMTGLTLVVFQAGIQKIDTSLYEAARIDGAGPVREFFAVTLPGLRADIGVALTVTVIAALASFDVVYVTTGGGPGTSTIVPGVLIYQLAFTDGRVGAACALAVVLSALIALIVLAIGRLVREKP encoded by the coding sequence TCGGAGCGGCACTCCCCGACGGCGTCCGGACGCAGTCCGTCGGACCGGACGCCGCCGCCGCTCCGTCCGCTCCCGCCCGGGTGTCCCGCGTGCTGCGCGGGACGCGCGGGCGGGGCAACCCCGGCAAGCGCCGCCGCCGGATCGCCTACCTGTACCTCGCCCCGGCGCTGAGCGTCTACACGCTCTTCGTCGCCCTGCCGTGGGTGCACACCGTCTGGCTCTCGTTCTACACCTGGGACGGCGTCACCCTCGGCACCTGGGACGGCCTCGGCAACTACCGGGGCGTCTTCACCGACCCGACGATGCTCGCCGCGCTCGAACACGCCCTCGGCTTCATCGTCTTCTTCTCCTTCCTGCCGATCGCCATCGGGCTGCCGCTGGCGGCGGTGATCGGCGCGGCGGGCGGGAAGCGGCGCTACCCCGTCTCCCGTGCCGTGCTGTTCCTGCCGCAGGTGGTGCCGCTGGTCGCGGTCGGTGTGATGTGGCGCTGGATGTACGCGCAGAACGGCCTGGTCAACCAGATCCTGGGGGCGGTCGGCCTGGGCTCGGTCACCCGGGCCTGGCTCGGCGACTTCACCTGGGCGTACGTCGCGGTGGGCCTGGTCGGTACCTGGGTGATGACCGGGCTGACCCTGGTCGTCTTCCAGGCGGGCATCCAGAAGATCGACACCAGCCTCTACGAGGCGGCGCGCATCGACGGCGCCGGACCGGTGCGCGAGTTCTTCGCGGTGACCCTGCCCGGCCTGCGGGCCGACATCGGCGTGGCGCTCACCGTCACCGTCATCGCCGCCCTGGCCAGCTTCGACGTGGTCTACGTGACCACCGGCGGCGGCCCCGGCACCTCGACCATCGTCCCCGGCGTGCTGATCTACCAACTCGCCTTCACCGACGGCCGGGTCGGCGCGGCCTGCGCCCTCGCCGTCGTCCTGAGCGCGCTGATCGCGCTGATCGTGCTGGCCATCGGCCGGCTGGTACGGGAGAAGCCATGA